From a region of the Denticeps clupeoides unplaced genomic scaffold, fDenClu1.1, whole genome shotgun sequence genome:
- the LOC114773826 gene encoding uncharacterized protein LOC114773826 — protein MPLQRISREIALLCLLITSAASELLRELSVDLGQNVTLDCTLKNTDTDKYWCVQLQSQSPVIIMRSFASESTNVYYYNDFFKQKYSLQIPYRLFIQNITRDELGIYYCLEIDPLLKLSSGTRLSITDSNIVFQDQTEKPDNSRQDEHQNGMLIFFIFSCLLNCIFIVLFFVFLKHLTFKNHVPAPRERPDEVQYSEINLSAQRRDPRNTCTVYAVIQKHQK, from the exons ATGCCACTCCAGAGAATAAGTAGAGAAATTGCTCTCTTAT GTCTGCTCATAACCTCTGCTGCATCAGAGCTTTTGAGGGAGCTGTCAGTTGATTTGGGTCAGAATGTGACTCTTGACTGCACTCTGAAAAATACAGACACTGACAAATACTGGTGTGTGCAGCTCCAGTCACAGTCTCCAGTGATAATAATGCGCTCTTTTGCAAGTGAATCTACAAATGTCTATTAttacaatgatttttttaagcagaaaTATTCCCTACAAATACCTTATAGGTTATTCATACAGAACATCACTAGAGATGAACTGGGAATTTATTACTGCTTAGAAATAGATCCTCTTCTAAAACTCAGCAGCGGTACGAGGCTCAGCATCACAG ATAGTAACATTGTGTTCCAAGATCAAACAGAGAAACCAGACAATTCCAGACAAG atgaacaccaGAATGGGATGttgatattttttatcttttcctgtcttttgaactgcattttcattgttttattttttg TGTTTCTCAAGCATCTCACCTTCAAGAATCATGTGCCGGCACCTCGAGAGCGACCTGATGAAGTTCAg tATTCTGAAATCAACCTGTCTGCCCAGCGCCGAGATCCCAGAAACACATGCACTGTGTATGCAGTCATTCAGAAGCATCAGAAGTAG
- the LOC114773829 gene encoding renin receptor-like produces the protein MKRPSIYSLLVACTSIFCGVLGDRLTVLRSPSYVTFLDGQWPISGEKVPSLVALTMGFSVHEDLDWPGLQAGPLFQRPRANVLVVVRGVDSLSLPNNITSYPLDNPVPFTLDSVASTVHTLFADSTPVVLQLAPSEERLYMMGMANTVFEDLPVTLQQIRGRLSQEGSILNSLPVNSLSRNNEADLLFLSEIQVLHDISALLQRHRHLAKDHAPDLYSLELSGLEEISRRYGKDSPQFQDATSILASILQKFAADFFGVYSNNAVVEVVTVQNFETPLTRRSRSILATNQISNSQRPYNLAYQYNFQYAVIFNIILWLMIVLVLAVIAIAYNLWNMDPGYDSIIYRMTNQKIRLD, from the exons ATGAAGCGGCCGTCGATCTACTCGCTGCTTGTTGCGTGCACAAGTATATTTTGCG GTGTTTTGGGAGACCGCCTGACAGTTCTGCGCAGCCCCTCGTATGTCACTTTTCTAGATGGACAGTGGCCCATCTCTGGGGAGAAGGTCCCATCTTTGGTGGCACTTACCATGGGGTTCTCTGTACATGAG GATCTGGATTGGCCTGGCCTTCAGGCAGGTCCTCTTTTCCAGCGACCAAGGGCTAACGTGCTGGTAGTGGTTCGAGGAGTGGACAGTCTCAGTCTGCCCAACAACATAACCTCTTACCCTCTAGACAAC CCCGTGCCCTTTACGCTCGACAGCGTTgccagcacagtgcacacactgTTTGCAGACAGCACACCCGTGGTGTTGCAGTTGGCCCCAAGTGAGGAG AGGCTGTATATGATGGGAATGGCTAACACGGTATTTGAAGACCTTCCTGTGACCCTGCAGCAGATCCGTGGGCGTCTGTCCCAGGAAGGCTCTATCCTCAACTCCCTGCCTGTCAACTCCCTCAGCAGGAATAATGAG GCAGACCTGCTTTTCCTGTCTGAGATTCAGGTGCTCCATGACATCTCTGCACTG CTTCAGAGACACAGGCACCTGGCGAAGGACCACGCCCCTGACCTTTACTCCCTAGAGCTGTCTGGGCTGGAGGAAATCAGCCGGCGCTACGGCAAGGACTCCCCTCAGTTCCAGGACGCCACCAGCATCCTGGCCAGCATTTTACAGAAG TTTGCTGCTGATTTTTTCGGCGTCTACAGCAACAACGCTGTGGTTGAGGTGGTCACGGTGCAAAACTTTGAAACCCCACTCACCCGACGATCTCGCTCCATTCTGGCAACTAATCAGATT AGTAACTCGCAGCGTCCCTACAACCTGGCCTATCAGTACAACTTTCAATATGCAGTCATCTTCAACATCATTCTGTGGCTCATGATTGTCCTGGTCTTGGCGGTCATCGCCATCGCTTACAACCTGTGGAACATGGATCCTGGCTACGACAGCATCATCTACCGGATGACCAATCAGAAGATCCGACTGGACTGA
- the LOC114773825 gene encoding uncharacterized protein LOC114773825 — translation MPLQRISREIALLCLLITSAASELLRELSVDLGQNVTLDCTLKNTDTDKYWCVQLQSQSPVIIMHSFYSDSTTVHYYNDFFKKKYSLQIPHRLFIQNISRDELGIYYCLEIDSHLKLSGGTRLSITDIIAFTDSNIVFQDQTKKPDNSRQDEHQNGMLIFFIFSCLLNCIFIVLFFVFLKHLTFKNHVPAPRERPDEVQYSDIKLSAQRRDPRNTCTVYAVIQKHQK, via the exons ATGCCACTCCAGAGAATAAGTAGAGAAATTGCTCTCTTAT GTCTGCTCATAACCTCTGCTGCATCAGAGCTTTTGAGGGAGCTGTCAGTTGATTTGGGTCAGAATGTGACTCTTGACTGCACTCTGAAAAATACAGACACTGACAAATACTGGTGTGTGCAGCTCCAGTCACAGTCTCCAGTGATAATAATGCACAGTTTTTATAGTGATTCTACAACGGTCCATTAttacaatgatttttttaagaAGAAATATTCCCTACAAATACCTCATAGATTATTCATACAGAACATCAGTAGAGATGAACTGGGAATTTATTACTGCTTAGAAATAGATTCTCATTTAAAACTCAGCGGCGGTACGAGGCTCAGCATCACAG ATATAATTGCTTTTACAGATAGTAACATTGTGTTCCAAGATCAAACAAAGAAACCAGACAATTCCAGACAAG atgaacaccaGAATGGGATGttgatattttttatcttttcctgtcttttgaactgcattttcattgttttattttttg TGTTTCTCAAGCATCTCACCTTCAAGAATCATGTGCCGGCACCTCGAGAGCGACCTGATGAAGTTCAg tACTCTGATATCAAACTGTCTGCCCAGCGCCGAGATCCCAGAAACACATGCACTGTGTATGCAGTCATTCAGAAGCATCAGAAGTAG